From a region of the Pongo abelii isolate AG06213 chromosome 9, NHGRI_mPonAbe1-v2.0_pri, whole genome shotgun sequence genome:
- the FOLR3 gene encoding folate receptor gamma gives MDVAWQMMQLLLLALVTAAESAQPRSVRARTDLLNVCMNAKHHKAQPSPEDKLYGQCSPWKKNACCTANTSQELHKDTSHLYNFNWDHCGKMEPACKRHFIQDSCLYECSPNLGPWIRQVNQSWRKERILNVPLCKEDCEHWWEDCRTSYTCKSNWHKGWNWTLGINECPAGALCRTFESYFPTPAALCEGLWSHSFKVSNYSRGSGRCIQMWFDSAQGNPNEEVAKFYAAAMNAGALSHGIIGS, from the exons ATGGACGTGGCCTGGCAGATGATGCAGCTGCTGCTTCTGGCTTTGGTGACTGCTGCGGAGAGTGCCCAGCCCAGGAGTGTGCGGGCCAGGACGGACCTGCTCAACGTCTGCATGAATGCCAAGCACCACAAGGCACAGCCCAGCCCCGAGGACAAGCTGTATGGCCAA TGCAGTCCCTGGAAGAAGAATGCCTGCTGCACGGCCAACACCAGCCAGGAGCTGCACAAGGACACCTCCCACCTGTACAACTTTAACTGGGATCACTGTGGTAAGATGGAACCCGCCTGCAAGCGCCACTTTATCCAGGACAGCTGTCTCTATGAGTGCTCACCCAACCTGGGGCCCTGGATCCGGCAG GTCAACCAGAGCTGGCGCAAAGAGCGCATCCTGAATGTGCCCCTGTGCAAAGAGGACTGTGAGCACTGGTGGGAGGACTGTCGCACGTCCTACACCTGCAAAAGCAACTGGCACAAAGGCTGGAATTGGACCTTGG GGATTAATGAGTGTCCGGCTGGGGCCCTCTGCCGCACCTTTGAGTCCTACTTCCCCACTCCAGCCGCCCTTTGTGAAGGTCTCTGGAGCCACTCCTTCAAGGTCAGCAACTATAGTCGAGGGAGCGGCCGCTGCATCCAGATGTGGTTTGACTCAGCCCAGGGCAACCCCAATGAGGAGGTGGCCAAGTTCTATGCTGCGGCCATGAATGCTGGGGCCCTGTCTCATGGGATTATTGGTTCCTGA